One Pyxicephalus adspersus chromosome 3, UCB_Pads_2.0, whole genome shotgun sequence genomic window carries:
- the NPB gene encoding neuropeptide B has protein sequence MVYVSPRSSLRLTLLCSALALLLSCQRTAAWYKQTTGPSYYSVGRASGLLSGIRRSPDIRRSEPENAAEVVDGADDNFLNALGSQRQGAVLKNMALCVKDVSPNLHSCELIPDTSSTFQCKAQIYLSLDSTDCLTP, from the exons ATGGTGTATGTCAGCCCCCGCTCCTCTCTACGCCTCACCCTGCTATGCAGCGCCCTGGCTCTCCTTCTTTCCTGCCAGCGCACAGCCGCCTGGTACAAGCAGACCACCGGCCCCAGCTACTACTCTGTGGGCAGGGCGTCCGGGCTGCTCTCCGGGATCAGACGGTCGCCCGACATACGTCGCTCCGAGCCCGAAAACGCGGCTGAGGTCGTGGACGGCGCAGACGACAATTTCCTCAACGCCTTAGGGAGCCAACGGCAGGGAGCTGTGCTCAAAAACATG GCGCTGTGTGTGAAAGACGTTTCTCCGAACCTGCACAGCTGTGAGCTCATCCCGGACACATCCAGCACCTTCCAGTGCAAAGCTCAGATCTATCTATCACTGGACAGCACGGACTGTCTCACCCCATAA